From a single Planctomycetia bacterium genomic region:
- the sbcD gene encoding nuclease SbcCD subunit D yields the protein MRVLHTADWHLGRVFAGFDLLETQRHALDGIVAIAAAARPDAILVAGDLYDRAVPPEDAVLLLDDTFLRLSRIAPVLAIAGNHDSGRRIDFGRRLMREAGVHLAGTSRSGVEGVEIADRHGAVRFHLLPYATPEEARFETGRDDVRTHDDATRARIAGLEMAPGRNVLVAHLFAQGGQETQDSERDISVGGASSVATDAFGPFCYTALGHLHRPHALADGRVRYAGSLCRYSFAEAEHRKTVSLVEIDAAGQVTVEEVEIPQRFGMRTLRGGFDALLEAAAADPDRDRDLVRIALTDAIVVPGARERLRDLYPNLLEFTVERAGDPLAPTGPDTAAAVRTRSPHEFVARFLDDRYPGVADDAIRSLARGCMERAVAGEEPA from the coding sequence ATGCGGGTGCTGCACACAGCCGACTGGCATCTGGGACGGGTGTTTGCCGGGTTCGACCTGCTCGAGACGCAGCGGCACGCGCTCGATGGCATCGTGGCCATCGCCGCCGCCGCGCGGCCCGATGCGATCCTCGTGGCGGGCGATCTCTACGATCGCGCCGTCCCGCCCGAGGACGCCGTGCTCCTCCTCGACGACACCTTCCTGCGGCTCAGCCGGATCGCGCCGGTGCTGGCGATTGCCGGCAACCACGACAGCGGCCGGCGGATCGATTTCGGCCGCCGGCTCATGCGCGAGGCCGGCGTGCATCTCGCGGGCACCAGCCGGTCGGGCGTCGAGGGGGTGGAGATCGCCGACCGCCACGGGGCCGTGCGGTTTCATCTCCTTCCCTATGCGACTCCCGAGGAGGCGCGTTTCGAGACGGGCCGCGACGACGTGCGCACGCACGACGACGCCACGCGGGCCCGCATCGCCGGCCTGGAGATGGCCCCCGGCCGCAACGTGCTCGTGGCCCATCTGTTCGCCCAGGGCGGGCAGGAGACGCAGGACTCCGAGCGCGACATCTCGGTCGGCGGGGCGTCGAGCGTGGCGACCGACGCGTTCGGGCCGTTCTGCTACACGGCGCTCGGGCACCTGCATCGGCCGCATGCGCTGGCCGACGGCCGCGTGCGCTACGCCGGGTCGCTGTGCCGCTACTCGTTCGCGGAGGCCGAGCATCGCAAGACGGTGAGCCTCGTCGAGATCGACGCGGCCGGCCAGGTGACGGTCGAGGAGGTCGAGATTCCGCAGCGGTTCGGCATGCGGACGCTGCGCGGCGGCTTCGACGCCCTCCTCGAGGCGGCGGCAGCCGACCCAGACCGCGACCGGGATCTTGTCCGGATCGCGCTCACCGACGCGATCGTCGTGCCCGGGGCCCGCGAACGGTTGCGTGACCTGTATCCCAACCTCCTCGAGTTCACGGTGGAGCGGGCCGGCGACCCGCTGGCACCAACCGGCCCCGACACGGCCGCAGCGGTGCGGACCCGGTCGCCGCACGAGTTCGTGGCCAGGTTCCTCGACGATCGCTATCCGGGCGTCGCCGACGACGCGATCCGCAGCCTGGCCCGCGGCTGCATGGAGCGGGCGGTCGCCGGGGAGGAGCCGGCATGA
- a CDS encoding S-layer protein, with protein MMRGMLCVGLLLSCLAARADEPSFELDVMPILSKAGCNGGGCHGALAGKAGFRLSLFGYDPVSDHLAITRDARGRRIDPVEPGASLLLTKPTMAIAHKGGKRLEVGGDDYRRLAAWIEAGCPGPKQGEKRLTGIALGPAERTAAPGSSYRLQVTATYDDGSSRDVTHWTRFTSADETIATVDPAGTVNVLGHGAGAVTAWFSSQIAVARVISPFPHDVAREVFAAAPRANFIDEHNLVQLEKLRLAPSPPCDEATFLRRAFLDTIGRLPTAEEIREHLADRSPEKKERLIDLLLARPEFVDYWAYKWADVLLVSGIKLKPVAVEAYAKWIRDRVADNTPWDRFVREIVTSRGSNVENGATNFYGVHQDPETVAENVSQAFLGLSINCAKCHNHPLEKWTNDQYYAFANLFARVRAKGWGGVPNDSDGLRTLFVERRGDLLQPKTGRPQQPAPLDGTALEFDDPGDRRQALADWLVDAKNPYFTRAIVNRVWANFFGMGLVEPVDDLRATNPASDEPLLAALAEFTVKEGYDLRRLMRLILLSATYARSSVPVAENRDDRRWFARAYPKRLMAEVLADAIGDVTGVRDRYTERQNADGSIAKLTGYDEETRALELRDSTVKNYFLDTFGRNAREITCECERSSQPSLVQVLHLSNGATLNDKLAATPGWITRTLATDPTPEQLVREAWVRTLSRQPSDAEREKLVSLLAAAKAEERRAVVEDMYWSLLTSREFLFRH; from the coding sequence ATGATGCGGGGCATGCTCTGCGTCGGCCTGCTGCTTTCCTGTCTCGCGGCCCGGGCCGACGAGCCGAGTTTCGAACTCGACGTGATGCCGATCCTCTCCAAGGCGGGCTGCAACGGGGGCGGCTGCCACGGGGCCCTGGCGGGCAAGGCCGGCTTCCGGCTTTCGCTCTTCGGCTACGACCCGGTCAGCGACCATCTGGCGATCACCCGCGATGCCCGCGGCCGACGGATCGATCCGGTGGAGCCGGGGGCGAGCCTGCTGCTCACCAAGCCGACGATGGCGATCGCGCACAAGGGGGGCAAGCGGCTGGAGGTCGGCGGCGACGACTACCGGCGGCTGGCCGCCTGGATCGAGGCCGGCTGCCCGGGGCCGAAGCAGGGGGAGAAGCGGCTGACGGGCATCGCGCTTGGTCCCGCCGAGCGAACCGCGGCACCGGGCTCGTCCTACCGGCTGCAGGTGACCGCAACCTATGACGACGGCTCCAGCCGCGACGTCACCCACTGGACCCGGTTCACGTCCGCGGACGAGACGATCGCCACCGTCGATCCTGCCGGCACCGTGAACGTGCTCGGCCACGGTGCCGGGGCGGTGACGGCCTGGTTCTCGTCGCAGATCGCCGTGGCCCGGGTGATATCGCCGTTTCCGCACGACGTCGCCCGGGAGGTGTTCGCCGCCGCGCCGCGGGCCAACTTCATCGACGAGCACAACCTCGTGCAACTGGAAAAGCTGCGGCTCGCCCCCTCGCCCCCCTGCGACGAGGCGACGTTCCTGCGCCGCGCCTTCCTCGACACGATCGGCCGGCTGCCGACGGCGGAGGAGATTCGCGAGCATCTCGCCGACCGGTCCCCGGAGAAGAAGGAGCGGCTCATCGACCTGCTCCTCGCCCGGCCGGAGTTCGTCGACTACTGGGCCTACAAGTGGGCCGACGTGCTCCTCGTCAGCGGCATCAAGCTCAAGCCGGTGGCCGTCGAAGCCTACGCGAAGTGGATTCGCGACCGCGTCGCCGACAACACGCCGTGGGACAGGTTCGTCCGCGAGATCGTGACGTCGCGGGGATCGAACGTTGAGAACGGCGCGACCAACTTCTACGGCGTGCACCAGGACCCGGAGACGGTGGCGGAGAACGTCAGCCAGGCGTTCCTCGGCCTGTCGATCAACTGCGCCAAGTGCCACAACCACCCCCTCGAGAAATGGACCAACGACCAGTACTACGCCTTTGCCAACCTGTTCGCCCGTGTCCGGGCCAAGGGTTGGGGGGGCGTGCCGAACGACTCTGACGGCCTGCGGACGCTGTTCGTGGAGAGACGCGGCGACTTGCTCCAGCCGAAGACCGGCCGGCCCCAGCAGCCGGCCCCGCTTGACGGCACGGCACTGGAGTTCGACGACCCCGGTGACCGGCGCCAGGCCCTCGCCGACTGGCTTGTGGATGCGAAGAACCCCTACTTCACCCGGGCGATCGTCAACCGCGTCTGGGCCAACTTCTTCGGCATGGGCCTGGTCGAACCCGTGGACGACCTGCGGGCGACCAATCCCGCCAGCGACGAGCCGCTGCTGGCGGCGCTGGCCGAGTTCACCGTCAAGGAGGGCTACGACCTGCGCCGGCTGATGCGGCTGATCCTCCTCTCCGCAACCTACGCCCGGTCGAGCGTGCCCGTGGCGGAGAATCGGGACGACCGGCGCTGGTTCGCCCGCGCCTATCCGAAGCGGCTCATGGCCGAGGTGCTGGCCGACGCGATCGGCGACGTGACGGGCGTCCGCGACCGGTACACGGAGCGGCAGAACGCCGATGGCTCGATCGCCAAGCTGACCGGCTACGACGAGGAGACGCGGGCCCTCGAACTCCGCGACTCGACGGTGAAGAATTACTTCCTGGATACATTCGGTCGCAACGCCCGCGAGATCACCTGCGAGTGCGAGCGGTCGAGCCAGCCGAGCCTCGTGCAGGTGCTGCACCTCTCCAACGGCGCGACGCTCAACGACAAGCTCGCCGCCACGCCGGGCTGGATCACGCGGACGCTGGCCACCGACCCGACGCCGGAGCAGCTCGTGCGCGAGGCCTGGGTGCGGACGCTGTCGCGGCAGCCGAGCGACGCGGAGCGCGAGAAACTCGTCTCCCTGTTGGCGGCGGCGAAGGCAGAGGAGCGGCGGGCCGTGGTCGAGGACATGTACTGGTCGCTGCTCACCAGCCGCGAGTTCCTCTTCAGGCACTGA
- the nagD gene encoding acid sugar phosphatase — MPAFAPDSVPLPAASSHGFLIDMDGVVYRGTELIPGADRFVRHLLEHQLPFLFLTNNSQRTRRDVVTKLHRLGIDVDESHIFTCAMATARFLAWQKPGGTAYVIGEGGLLQALHHNGYSIVDHDPDYVVVGEGRTVTYEMVETAIRMVMKGARLIATNLDPNCPTQAGPRPGCGAVVAMLETATGRRAFSVGKPSPVMMRMARSVLGTESSRTTMIGDTMETDILGGVQLGYRTILVLSGATRRVDLEAFAYKPDIVVDSIADLSAPDLAGIGSRSVA; from the coding sequence ATGCCCGCCTTCGCCCCCGATTCCGTGCCCCTGCCGGCCGCATCGTCGCACGGGTTCCTCATCGACATGGACGGCGTCGTCTACCGGGGTACCGAACTGATCCCCGGCGCCGACCGCTTCGTGCGACATCTCCTCGAGCACCAGTTGCCGTTCCTGTTCCTCACCAACAACAGCCAGCGCACGCGGCGCGACGTGGTGACCAAGCTTCATCGTCTCGGCATCGACGTCGACGAATCGCACATCTTCACCTGCGCCATGGCGACGGCCCGGTTCCTGGCCTGGCAGAAGCCGGGGGGCACGGCCTACGTGATCGGCGAGGGAGGGCTGTTGCAGGCGCTCCATCACAACGGATATTCGATCGTCGATCACGATCCCGATTACGTCGTGGTCGGCGAGGGCCGCACCGTGACCTACGAGATGGTGGAGACGGCCATCCGCATGGTGATGAAGGGCGCCCGGCTGATCGCCACCAACCTCGACCCGAACTGTCCGACGCAGGCCGGCCCGCGGCCCGGATGCGGCGCGGTGGTGGCGATGCTGGAGACCGCCACCGGCCGGCGCGCGTTCAGCGTCGGCAAGCCGAGCCCCGTGATGATGCGCATGGCGCGGTCCGTGCTGGGAACCGAGTCCTCGCGCACGACGATGATCGGCGACACGATGGAGACCGACATTCTCGGCGGAGTCCAGCTCGGCTACCGGACGATCCTCGTCCTCTCCGGAGCGACGCGTCGCGTTGATCTGGAGGCCTTCGCCTACAAGCCCGACATCGTCGTCGACTCGATCGCCGATCTGTCGGCGCCCGACCTGGCCGGAATCGGCAGTCGCAGCGTGGCCTGA
- a CDS encoding PPK2 family polyphosphate--nucleotide phosphotransferase, whose amino-acid sequence MPIDFAEVQRLFRVPPGGGFRLADHDPGWDGDDSIDKKQRMETAAEILAESVAELTTMQELLYASDTWSVLVIFQAMDAAGKDGAIKHVMSGVNPQGVEVTSFKHPSAEELDHTYLWRCMRRLPERGRIGIFNRSYYEEVLIVRVHPHLLEAQRIPGIEATEKTWHQRFDDINAFERHLNRNGTAIVKFFLNVSRKEQKRRFLDRIDDPAKHWKFSASDVAERQHWDRYMEAYEEAIATTSTEQAPWYVVPADRKWVSRSVVAAVLAGTIRGLGLEWPPVDAEQKRRIEDARRTLLAE is encoded by the coding sequence ATGCCGATCGACTTCGCCGAGGTCCAGCGCCTGTTTCGCGTTCCGCCCGGCGGCGGCTTTCGCCTCGCCGACCATGATCCCGGCTGGGACGGCGACGACAGCATCGACAAGAAGCAGCGGATGGAGACGGCCGCCGAGATCCTCGCCGAGAGCGTCGCCGAACTGACGACGATGCAGGAACTGCTCTATGCCTCCGACACGTGGAGCGTGCTCGTCATCTTTCAGGCCATGGACGCGGCGGGCAAGGACGGGGCGATCAAGCACGTCATGTCCGGGGTCAATCCCCAGGGTGTCGAGGTGACGAGTTTCAAGCATCCCTCGGCGGAGGAACTCGACCACACCTACCTCTGGCGGTGCATGCGCCGCCTCCCCGAGCGCGGCCGGATCGGCATCTTCAACCGCTCCTACTACGAGGAGGTGCTGATCGTCCGCGTTCATCCGCACCTCCTCGAGGCCCAGCGGATTCCGGGAATCGAGGCCACCGAGAAGACCTGGCACCAGCGGTTCGACGACATCAACGCCTTCGAGCGACACCTGAACCGCAACGGAACGGCGATCGTCAAGTTCTTCCTCAACGTGTCGCGCAAGGAGCAGAAGCGCCGGTTCCTCGACCGCATCGACGATCCGGCGAAGCACTGGAAGTTCTCCGCCAGCGACGTCGCCGAGCGACAGCACTGGGACCGCTACATGGAGGCCTACGAGGAGGCGATCGCCACGACGAGCACGGAGCAGGCTCCGTGGTACGTGGTGCCGGCGGATCGCAAATGGGTGAGCCGTTCGGTCGTGGCGGCGGTCCTCGCCGGCACGATCCGCGGCCTGGGCCTCGAGTGGCCCCCCGTCGACGCGGAGCAGAAGCGCCGGATCGAGGATGCCCGCCGCACGCTGCTCGCCGAGTGA